The proteins below come from a single Tribolium castaneum strain GA2 chromosome 9, icTriCast1.1, whole genome shotgun sequence genomic window:
- the Nup50 gene encoding nuclear pore complex protein Nup50 — MAKRTATSDLNHDNWDREDEPETAGTFTKASDEALKNRVIKVARRRNPISSVQSDDSKPSAFGGFSGFGKTPSSASNTFGFLSNLNKTETSKTNGTTEKEAETSDKKLDEYYAKLKGLNESVTEWIKKHVSSNPFINLQPIFKDYDKYINELEKAKGEAASETSTSATTAPQFSFGTTSTTTTPKFSFGATSTASTGFSFGSSTTTVSFTSSTSTATLSGGDSSFKSQPFSFGNSGSDSGKFSFTSTVIKLADEPKPQEQEDEDEPPKVEFTPVVEEGHIYSIRCKVFVKKDGTFGDHGVGTLYLKPVPNGEKVQLIVRADTNLGKLICNFILSESIPMQRMGKKDVMLVCIPNPDTQPPPVPILLRVKSPEDADELLKTLQKHKK; from the exons ATGGCTAAAAGAACGGCAACAAGTGATTTAAATCACGATAATTGGGATAGGGAGGACGAACCAGAGACGGCTGGAACGTTTACAAAAGCTTCAGATGAAGCTTTGAAGAACAGAGTTATAAAAGTTGCCCGCAGGAGGAACCCCATATCATCAGTCCAA agtGACGATAGCAAACCCAGCGCATTCGGTGGTTTTTCTGGGTTTGGTAAAACGCCAAGTAGTGCATCCAACACGTTTGGATTTTTGtcaaacttaaataaaaccgAGACTAGTAAAACCAACGGAACTACGGAAAAAGAAGCAGAGACTTCCGACAAGAAATTAGACGAATATTATGCCAAATTAAAAGGATTAAATGAAAGTGTCACTGAATGGATAAAAAAACACGTGTCATCAAACCCGTTTATCAACTTACAACCAATTTTCAAAGATTACGATAAATATATCAACGAACTTGAAAAGGCGAAAGGCGAGGCAGCGTCAGAAACATCAACTAGTGCCACAACTGCGCCCCAATTTTCCTTTGGTACAACCTCTACAACCACAACTcctaaattttcatttggggCCACTTCTACCGCATCCACAGGATTTTCATTTGGCTCCAGTACCACAACAGTTAGTTTCACTTCAAGCACTAGCACAGCTACCCTATCAGGAGGCGACAGCTCCTTTAAATCGCAACCGTTTTCGTTTGGTAATTCAGGCTCTGACAGCGGCAAATTTTCATTCACAAGCACTGTCATAAAACTAGCAGATGAGCCAAAGCCCCAAGAGCAAGAAGACGAAGACGAGCCGCCCAAAGTTGAGTTTACGCCAGTGGTAGAAGAGGGACACATTTATTCAATCAGATGCAAGGTTTTTGTGAAGAAGGATGGCACTTTTGGAGACCATGGCGTGGGCACTCTGTACCTCAAGCCAGTCCCAAACGGCGAGAAAGTCCAACTCATCGTGCGCGCTGATACGAATTtaggaaaattaatttgtaatttcatTTTGTCGGAAAGTATCCCAATGCAAAGGATGGGGAAAAAGGATGTTATGTTAGTTTGTATTCCAAATCCAGACACGCAACCTCCACCCGTGCCGATTTTATTGCGGGTGAAAAGTCCGGAAGATGCCGATGAGTTGTTGAAAACTTTGcagaaacacaaaaaatag